ATGCGATTTTTCAAAACCGAAAGCCATATCAACTTCATGAGCATGCGCAAGTCTGCGTTTTTGCTATCGGGCATTCTTATCGCATTGTCAGTAGCATCACTTGCTATACGCGGCCTGAACTTCGGGATCGACTTTACTGG
The Gammaproteobacteria bacterium genome window above contains:
- a CDS encoding protein translocase subunit SecF — encoded protein: MRFFKTESHINFMSMRKSAFLLSGILIALSVASLAIRGLNFGIDFTGGTLIEVGYPEPAELDTVRGLLDSSDFDNAVVQHFGTT